ATTTTGCGGGATTGGGCCAGGAGGGCCTGGAGGGCCTCCTTTTCCTTCTGAGCCTGGATCCGCTCGGAAATGTCCCGGGCCGTGCCGAGAATCCCGATGGGCCGGCCCGATTCATCGAGCATGAACGCGCCGCGCACCTCGGTGTGCAGAAACCCTCCGTCCTTTCGTCGCATCTCCAGCTCGATGGTGGCCGATGCATTGTAATCGCCCTTGCTTTGGGCCATGGCCAGCAGATCGTCCACCAGGGCCTTGGCCTTCTCTAACGAATGGGGAGAGAGAACATCCGCGACCCGCATGGCCCCGAGTTCCTCCTCCGACCACCCCAGCAAGGTGTGGGCCGCCGGGCTGACGTAGGTCAGGTTCATGGCCATGTCCAATGACCAGAGGATGTCGGAGAGGTTCTCGGCCAGCAGTCGGTACTTGGCCTCGCTCGCCTTGAGAAAGCGTTCGGCCTGCCTGCGCACGTCGACCTCCTTGAGCAACGCGTCGCGTGCCTCTCGACCGCGGGCGATGGCCGCCTGGAGTCCCCGGGTAAGCCCGGCAATGGATAGGGCGACCAGGGCATTGAGAAAGAGGAAATTGAAGCCGGCGGCAAGGGCCCGTCCCAAGGTGGGAAAAAATGGCTGCCCGGCAGCCACCAGCCCCAGGGTCTGGAGCCAGCCCAAACCGGCCAGTGTCAGGGCGTTGATGGCGATGGCCGCCACCGCGGCCCTGAAACCGAGCAGAATGCCCGCGATCACCGCGAAGGTGAAGAGCCAGGCCGGACCGCCGCTGAGCATCCCCAGATTCACCATGACCCACACACCGACCAGGTAGAGGGTCGCCAAGACCGCGCAGGTCCGGACGTTGAAGGTCAGCTTGGGAACCAGCATCATCCCGGCGATAACCGCGTAGATGGCGATGTCGATCGCGGCCATCCACCAGCGCCCCTCGGATAGCAGGATAACAAAGATCGGCGCCATGATCAGAACGGCCGTCACCAGGCCGGCCGCTATGAGGTACTGCAAGACCCGATACCGCCAGAATGCGAGGCTCTCGCTGTCGGCCAGCCCCGGCGCCGAGAGACGGGAAAGAAAGGCGACCCACCAGCGGACCAGGGGGTTGAAGCTTTTTCGGGAATGTGTTTTCATGATC
This is a stretch of genomic DNA from Desulfatitalea tepidiphila. It encodes these proteins:
- a CDS encoding hybrid sensor histidine kinase/response regulator, whose product is MKTHSRKSFNPLVRWWVAFLSRLSAPGLADSESLAFWRYRVLQYLIAAGLVTAVLIMAPIFVILLSEGRWWMAAIDIAIYAVIAGMMLVPKLTFNVRTCAVLATLYLVGVWVMVNLGMLSGGPAWLFTFAVIAGILLGFRAAVAAIAINALTLAGLGWLQTLGLVAAGQPFFPTLGRALAAGFNFLFLNALVALSIAGLTRGLQAAIARGREARDALLKEVDVRRQAERFLKASEAKYRLLAENLSDILWSLDMAMNLTYVSPAAHTLLGWSEEELGAMRVADVLSPHSLEKAKALVDDLLAMAQSKGDYNASATIELEMRRKDGGFLHTEVRGAFMLDESGRPIGILGTARDISERIQAQKEKEALQALLAQSRKMEAIGLLASGVAHDLNNVLSGIVSYPDLLLIDLPDDSPMRRPLETIRKTGNKAAEIVQDLLTLARRGVQTMNAICLNQVVAEHIASPEHREMIGRYPGVTVETELDPDLAHIKGSAIHLKKALMNLVLNAAEAQPQGGRIVIRSRNCRYGTPPPGQSQMPPGAYVCLEVMDCGNGIPESDLQRIFEPFFTRKVMGRSGSGLGMAVVWGTVQDHEGYISVQSKASEGTTFHLYFPVTGDLPVAATQHHVDLDSCMGKGETILVVDDVVEQRQIAADILTRLGYRVVTAASGEAAIEYLKQVGGAVDALILDMIMPGMDGLETYQAVLELRAGMRALIATGFSETERVKKALSLGVGAYIRKPYMIDDIGPALRKVLS